The sequence GGAAAAATTGTGAGAGGATCTATCCCTTTTTCCCTTAAAAGATATCTCAGCTCCACTTCATAGTCGGATTTCTCGAGCTTTTCGCTCTCTTTAAGCTCCACTACGAAAAGCTTATCCGTAAGTTCCCGTATCGTCCTATAACCCAAACCGAGAAGAGGTCTTATGTACTGAACGTTAAATCTATCTTCAAGACTTCTCGTTTTTCTCTGATCAAGGAAGGGCACTCTGTCATCTCTTCTTGTTCCGTCGCTTATCCTCTCCACATGCCTAAGCTTTGCAACCTCTTCTAGAGCTTTTTCGTGGATAAACTGAATTGCATTGCTAGGATGAGAGTCCCTTATGCACATCTCAGCCGCTTCCTCAAGAATCCCCCTGTCAAGGAAGATTACCTCATGAGAAAAGCCAAGAGCCTCAGCTGTTTCCTTAGCATATTTCCAGCTGTCGAGGATTCCAAAGTTAATAGTAATGAGTTTTACCTCGTATCCAATCTTTCTCAAAATATAAGCCGCAAGCGAAGAATCTTTCCCTCCGCTGTAGAGGTGATAAACCTCCATGGGGTTCACCAGCTGTTAAAAAAGGTTAAAATCATAGGGCACTCCAAAATGGATCCTTTTGGGCCTTCACTTTTGCTGTTTCCTTTAGTGCCCTTATGTCGGTCTCATCCAACATATCTCTGAGCTCCTTCACGAGTCTTATTGCATCATCCCTGCTTATATCGACGTAAAGTATCTCCCCAGGATGGATGTGCCTTCCGACTATTGCACCCTCAATGGCTATAGCAACCTGATCTCCCTTCTTTGCTTCCTGCAGGAAGTCTTCTTTGGATTTTATTGATTTTATAACCCCAATCCGCTCTCCATTTTGCTTCATTAGTGGGTATCCCGGCTTTATCCTACCTTCAATAACCTCTATTCCAACTATTGCTGGATGGCTTCTCCGGAAGATGTAGCGTTCATCTGGGAATATCTTAATTACTCCTGGGAACTTTGTTTGAGCTAAAAGTTCTTTTTTCTTCTTTTCTTCCTCAGCCTTCACCCATGCTTCGTAGTCTTCTATGATTTTATAAATAACGTTGCCGACAAATATCGGGATCTTCTTGGCCTTTGCAACTTCCTCTGCGTCTTCATTGACCTTCACATTAAAACCTATGACAACACCGTAAAGAGGTTCCTCCTCCTTTACGCTAAGTGCCTCCATAACATCCGTTTTGCTTATGTTTCCAACGTCTGCCTTTCTTATTGGAATATTCTTTTCCTGCAGTTCTTTGCTTAGCGCTTCGAGACTTCCTATTGTGTCGGCTTTTACAATAACGCCAACTTTGTCCGTGCTTATAATTACGCTCTTTATCTGCTCAAGGATTTCTCTCTTTGCTCTCTCTATTTCCTCTTCAGTTCTTGCCGCTATAACAGGAGAACCTGCGAGAGCTTCCTCTAAGTTTGGGGCGGCTATCTTAATTCCAGCTGCTGCAGAAACTTCCTCAACCTGATCAAAGCGATATCTTGGATCTCTTATCTCGTCGAGAGGCTTCGGTTTAAGGAGAGCCCTTATTTTTGTGACTATTGCCTTATCCTTGCCACCCACAACTATTATATCGTCTTTTCTGAGTGTTCCATCATAAATTATCACGTCTATTGTTGTCCCAAAGCCTACTTCCTCCCTAACTTCCAAAATAGTTCCTCTCGCGGGACCTTCAACCTCTATCTTCAGCTTCTCTTCGAGATACTTCTGAGCCAAACCCGCTATAAGAACAAGCAATTCTGGAAGGCCTATTCCATATTTGGCTGAAACGGGAATTATGGCGAGTTCCCTTCTGAAGTCCTGAACACGATCGAACCTATTGGCCTGGAAGCCAAGCTCATAGAATTTTCCTATTAGTTCCCAAAGCTTTGTCTCAAGCTCCTGAACTGCCCTTTGATCCTGTTTTTTAATGTTTACCAAGAAAGGCTCGTTTTCAACGATTTTCCATCCTTTAATACGGTCAATTTTATTTGCTGCGACAACAAAGGGAGTTCTGTATTTTCTCAAAATCTCTATGCTCTCAATGGTCTGGGGCTGGAAGCCCTCGTTTATATCAACTACAAGGATTGCCAAATCGGCTAAACTGCCTCCTCTTGCTCTCAAGCTCGTAAAAGCCTCGTGGCCGGGAGTGTCTATAAAGAGCAATCCCGGAAGTTTAATTTCGCCTTTCCACAAACTTAAAAGGGGTCCAGCGAGTTGTTTAACCACTTCAATAGGAACCTCAGTCGCACCAATGTGCTGAGTAATTCCACCCGCTTCTTTCTCAGCTACGCGGGTATTACGTATTCTATCAAGCATCGTGGTCTTCCCATGATCTACGTGTCCAAGAACCGCTATAATTGGCTGTCTAATTTTTTTCATACTCTCACACTCCACAAAACTTTTGATGAGCGTTACGGGATTAACTAAAACGCCCGCTTTTTAAAGGTTAGGGATTAACCTTAAAAATCCCCATGCTTACCACATTTAGTGGTTATCATGGAGAAGAAGACAATGCAAAAGGGTAAGAACTACTACAAGAAAGGAAAGGTTTTATGGGTTCTAAAATACAAAGAAAAGCTGTTTTCCAAGGTTTTGGGCACTTATCCTTATTATGTGGAAGTTGACCTGGAAAGGAACTCCAGCAGGTGCACCTGTCCACAGGGAAAAGACTGCAAGCATGCCGCTGCCACAATAATAGCCTTTGAAGAGGGATTCTACATAGAAAGCCACGAGCCAGTCTCAGAGTTTTTTCCAGAGGTGGCTTTAAAGAGATATCTGTTCCATGAGAATCCGGAATTAGGACTGGAGATTATTTTAAAGGAGCTTCACTACCAGATAAACAACGATGAAAGCGGTAGTGAAGTGGCCAGACTCTTGAGGGAGGCTTTGAAACTCTTCACTCTTGTCCCGTCTAAAGAAAGAGGTTTCCGAATATTGGAAATTTTTAAAGAATTCGAGAGGCTTTTCCCAGATTACAATTTAACCGGAGAGCTGGAAAGGGAAGTCAAAGAAACTCTAGAAGGGTGCTCTCTTTGAGCTTTCTCCTTAAAGAATCATATACCTCATTCCCATCGAGGGTAAGGCTATAGTTAATCCCAGCTTCATCTAAAAGGGCTTTCATTATTTGAAGGGCATATTTTGCCTTAGTGCCCTCCATCTCAACTGAGACGAAATAGCCCTTTCTCTTCCCAAGAATTATGTCAAAATTAAGTCTCTCGGCAAGCTCTACATCAAGAAAAGTTAATTTTTTCTGTGTTTTATACTCCCTCACCATAACGTTTGGGAACTTCTTCCTCAGCTTTTCCACTATCTCCCCTACCTTTTTGTACTCTTGTTCATTGAGCTCTGCAGTGAGTTTGAGTTTTTCCACTATCATGTGCTCCACCGAAAAAGGCCTTCAAAAAAAGCCTTATAAAGTTTGCATCCCCTAAAAGAGCATTGGAAGGTGGTAATATGAAGGCCATATACAGGGGCATGTGTCCTAACTGTGAGGACAGGATAGGTGATTTACGTTTATACAAGAAGCATCCTTGTGAGGTCTGCTTGGATGAGGAAATAAAAGCCGAAGTGTATTTTGATCTGATAAAAGGAATTAGGGATGCCCTAAAGCTCAGAGGAACTTTAAAACACTGGGAAGAGCTATATTCTCTTGAGAAAAAGCTGAATGAGGCTGAAGAACTTTTCAAGAAAGCTACCGGCTTCACGTTTTGGAGCGCCCAAAAAACTTGGGTTAAGCGTTTAGTGAGGGGAAAAAGTTTCTCTATAATCGCCCCTACTGGAATGGGAAAAAGCGTTTTTGGGGCTTTTATGTCGATTTACTATGCAAAAAAGGGTAAAAAATCATATATAATTTTGCCGACAACACCTCTGGTGATTCAAACAATCAAGAGAGTCCAGACATTTGCAGAAAAAGCCGGGGTAAGCGTTAACTTAGCTTACTACCACGGAAACATGAAGAAAAAAGAGAAGGAAGAAATGCTCCAAAAAATTCAGAATGGAGATTTTGACATCCTTATAACCTCCGCACAGTATTTAGCAAGGAATTTTGATCTCTTGAAGGATAAGAGGTTCGATTTTATATTTGTGGATGATGTTGATGCATTCCTCAAAGCCTCAAAGAACATAGACCGCTCCCTTATTCTCCTCGGTTTTACCGAAGAGATTATTCAGAAGGCTTGGGAGATTATAAAACTCAAAAAGCAGATGGCAAAATACCTCAACGGCAACAGTAAGGACAAAAATGAAAAGCTAAAAGAGCTGAACAAGCAGATAAATGCAGTTGAGAGGGAGATTAGAAAGTTTAAGCGAGAAAACAAAATTGGAGTTCTAATCGTAGCTTCCGCCACTGGAAGTGGTAGAGGAGATAGAATAAAGCTTTACCGTGAGCTTTTGGATTTCGAGGTGGGAAGCGGCAGATCTGCGTTGAGAAACGTCGTGGACAGCTATATCTTCCCCGAAAAGCCAATAGAGGAGCACGTCAAAGAGCTGTTAAAAGCTTTAGGCTCGGGAGGACTCATATTCGTCCCAATTGACCAAGGAATAGTGTATGCAGAGAAACTAACGAATTACCTGCAGGATTTAGGATTTAAGGTGGAGTTAGTTTCGGCAAGGAACAAAAAGGGGCTTGAAAGATTCGAGAAGGGAGAGGTTGACTACCTAATAGGGGTTGCTACATATTATGGCTCTATTGTTAGGGGATTAGACTTGCCCCATCTAATAAGATATGCCATATTTACTGGAGTTCCAAAGTTCCGGTTCAGCATAGACCTCGAACAGCCCACCATATATAGGGTTTTAGGACTGATGAGTGAGGTCATGGAATTCCTCGAAAATGAGGATAGGAGAAACGCCGAAAAGCTGTACGCTAGGCTAAGGAGGCTCATAAGGAATATCCCGCAGTTTGAAATCTTAAAAATAGAAGAAGCACTGGCAGAAGGGCTACCCCTAGAGGGGTTCTCGAATCACGTTCTTGAAGTTTTTAAGGAAGCCGTTGAGTTCCTTAGAAGCGTATTAAAGAAGCCCGAAGTCCTAAAAAGAATAGAAGAAGATCCTTTTGTTAGCCTCAAAAAAGAGGAAGGAAAATGGTACATAGAGATCCCTGACGTGAGGACGTATATACAGGCCACAGGAAGAACTTCGAGACTTTTTGCTGGAGGTATTACAAGGGGACTCAGCGTTGTGATAGTGGACAATGAGAAGGTTTTCAATGGCTTGAAGAGGCAGATGCGCTGGCGCTTTGCGGAGTTTGATATGAAGCCCTTCAATGAGCTCAATTTGGAAGAGTTACTGAAAGAGATTGACGCTGATAGGGAGAAAGTCAGGCTCATCATGGAGGGTAAAATAGCAGAAAAGACAAAAGACCTTGTAAAATCTGCCCTTATGATAGTAGAATCACCAAACAAAGCCAGAACTATTGCGAGTTTCTTTGGACAGCCAAGCAAGAGGCGTATTGGTGATTTGGTAGCGTATGAAGTAAGCATAGGAGAACTAATGCTCACCATATTGGCAAGCGGAGGACATATGTTCGATCTCGTTACAAACGAAGGTTACCATGGAGTTTTGATAAAGGAAAACGACGGAAAGCTCTACTTTATCCCGGTTTACGATACCTTAAAGCGCTGTAGAGAGTGCGGACATCAATTTGTGGACTGGGAAAAGAAAGGGGTATGTCCTAGATGTGGTTCAAGAGACGTGAGGGATGCCCTCGAAAATGTGATTGCAATGAGGGAAATCGCTCAGGAAGTTGACGAAATACTGATTGGAACGGATCCCGATGTTGAGGGTGAAAAGATTGCATGGGACATAAGAAACGTCCTCTCTCCGTATACTCCAACCATAAAGAGGATAGAGTTCCATGAGGTTACGAGGCCCGCTATTCTAAAGGCCCTTAAAGAGGCAAGAGACGTAAACGAGGCAAGGGTAAATGCCCAGCTTGTGAGGAGAATAGAGGACAGGTGGATAGGATTTGAGCTCAGCCAGAAGCTCTGGGAGGTTTTTGAGAACACTTACCTTTCAGCTGGAAGAGTTCAAACCCCCGTTCTAGGCTGGGTCATAGAGAGATACAGAGAATTCGTGGAAAGTGAAACCGATTTCATGAGGCTGACACTCGAAAACGACTTGGAAGTGACACTGGAGGGAGTTAAGGAAGAAGTTCAAGAAGTTATCGTGGAAGAAGTCCAGCTGGAAGAGAGAGACCTAAATCCCCTCCCACCGTATACCACCGATACAATGCTCCAGGATGCCTCAAGATTCCTAGGATTTTCAACCGACTACACTATGAGACTTGCCCAAGACCTCTTCGAACTCGGTCTGGTAACTTACATAAGAACAGATTCCACCCATGTGAGCAACGTTGGTATTGAAGTTGCCAAGGAATACATCACCGAAGAGGTCGGTGAGGATTACTTTGCTCCGAGGAAGTGGGGTGAAGAGGGAGCACACGAGTGTATAAGACCTACAAGACCCATAGACACTGGAAGACTCATGCAGCTGCTGAGGGATGGAATAATAACCCTTGCAAGGGGTCTAACAAGAGACCACTTCAGACTCTACGATATGATATTCAAGCGCTTTATGACCTCTCAAATGAAAGCGGCAAAAATACTTTATGAAAAGGCAGTTATTGATGCAAAGGTAGCAAAAGCGGAAATAGAGGGTTACGTGGAGATACTCTTCGATGGATGGACAAGACTTAGGAATCCTCCACTAAGACAGCTTCCCAAACTTGAAAAAGGACAAAGGATTAAGGTTAAGGACATCAAGAAATGGAGGGCTCCAAAAGTACCCCTGTTTACTCAAGGAGACATAATTGCCCTAATGAAGGAGCGCAAAATCGGTAGGCCTTCTACGTATGCAAAGATAGTCAAAACTCTCTTGGACAGGCACTACGTTATCGAAACGAAGGGAAGGAAGAAGTTAGTGCCAACGGAACTAGGCACGAAGGTTTACCACTACCTAATCACAAAATACAAGGAGCTTGTGAGTGAGGAAAGAACCAGGCAGCTGGAAGAGCTCATGGATCTTGTGGAGGAAAACAAGATAGATTACCAAGAAGTGCTGAACGATATGTACGAGGAGATAAGAAAGTACATTGCCTAATCTCTCTTTTTTCTATTAATGAAAAAGAAGAGAAGGAAATCACTCTTTCTTATGCTTCATTTTCCAGTTGTGCCATCTGTATAAAGCCGCAAGTGACCTAATAGCCCTTTCGGGCTCTGGATACGCTGGGATGCCGTTCTCGTTGAGCATGTCAATTGCTTCTTTAGCCTCAACGCCACCAACTATGGCAACCACTATTGGCTTCTTCCTTCCGCTTGCCTCATATTCCTTGATGACTATCTTTGCGAGGTCTCTTGGATCAAGAACAGCTGTCTGGCAGTAGAGGACTGCTATGGCGTGCATCTCTGGATGGGCTAATGCGTCTCTAACTGCACCTTCGTAAGCCTCAGCTCCGGCCATACCCGTTAAGTCCACTGGATTCTTATAGCTTCCAAAGGGTGGCATGTGGTTTGCAAAGATCTTAAGCTCCTCAAGGTTGTCATAGAGCTTCAATCCTTCTTCCTCAGCAGCGTCAGTGGCCATAACGCCTATTCCACCACCGTTTGTGAGGATTACAACGTTATCTCCCTCGGGCTCTGGGAGGTTTGAAAGGGTTCTTGCCCAGTCGAAAGCCTCGCCAATTGTTAATGCTCTTAAAACACCGCTCTGCTTGAATGCGGCTGTATAAATGCTATCTGCACCAGCAAGTGAACCCGTATGAGATGCAGCAGCCTTGGCTCCCCTCTCGCTCCTTCCAGCTTTGATAACTATGATCGGCTTCTTCATTGAAACCCTCTTCGCAACTTCCATGAATCTTCTTCCGTCCTTCACACCTTCCATGTAGATTAAGATTGCCCCCGTGTTTTCGTCGGTCTCAAAGTATTCGAGCATGTCTGCATCGTCAAGATCGCTCTTGTTTCCAATGCTAACAACAGCCGAAAGACCGACCTTCTCAAGTATTGTCCATCCCATAAGGGCTATTCCGAGGGCACCGCTTTGAGAGACAAGTGCAAGCTTTCCGGGCATTACATCTGTCGGACCAAAGGTTGCATTAAGCTTGGCTGGGGTGTAAACAACACCGAAGATGTTTGGACCGAGTATCCTCATTCCGTACTTGTGGGCTGTCTCAACTAATTGCTGCTCAACTTTCTTTCCTTCCTCGCCAAGTTCTCCAAAACCCGAGCTGATAATCGGAAGTACTTTTACTCCCTTCTTTCCACATTCCTCTACAACCTGTGGGACAAACTTAGCTGGAACAACTATAACTGCCATGTCTACTTCATCCGGGACATCGAGGATGCTCTTGTATACTGGGAACTTTTTTCCGCTGATCTCTATCTCCCCACCCTTAACGTTAACTGCGTAGATTTTGCCCTCGTAGCCGTAATCGACAAGGTTCTTCATGATAGCGTATCCTATCTTCCCAGGCTTACCAGAAGCGCCTATAACGGCAACGCTCTTTGGTTTGAAAAGTGCTTCTATGCTCATTTCCTTCACCTCATGAACTTTACAAAGGTTAATGCGAAAGAGGAGTTATAACTTTTCTCTTATTCATTTGACGACTTGGATATCGGCGTTTGTTAAAGGAACCAATGGTTTTGAACGATAATTGAAGAATGATCATGCATCCTGCAGTTGTCGTATCTACCCAAAGATGCTAAAGGAGCAATGCTTTAAAGCCATGAAGAGAAAATAGAAAATGGTGATGACCCTTCCCCTCCCTGAGAGGGTGATGAACACACCGGTAGGCTGATAAAGATGACGAGGATGGAGGATGAAAAAACAGCCCAATATACCCAAATTCACAAACTTTTCAGGAAAGCCTTAGAGATTTCCTTTGATACAGTTGTTATGGTGTTCCTGTTTTTCATACTCTACCTCACCCTATACTCCATCTACCTCAACTTTAAGCTAACTTACAAAACCAACGACCCAAAACTTCTGATTGCGAACATACTGGTGACGATTATCCTAATAGAAACCTACAGAATCTTGATAATCTATTTAAGGCAGCACCGTGTGAGCATATCTCATATTCTTGAGGTTGGAATTGTTGCACTTGTCCAAAAGCTCATCGTTGCCTCGGATTTTAAGGAGCTCGATGCCTTAAAGCTCTTTGCTGTTGGTGGATTGCTTTTTATACTTGGTCACCTATACATTAGGATAGGTGGTGAGTAATGGGAGTCCAGATTGGTGAGCTTTTACCAAGAAAAGAGCTTGAGCTTGAAAATTTAAATGGGAGAAAAGTTGCGATAGATGCATTTAACGCTATTTACCAGTTTCTCTCAACAATAAGACAACGAGATGGGACTCCTTTAATGGATTCCAAGGGAAGAATAACGTCCCATCTTTCAGGGCTTTTTTACAGGACTATAAACCTAATGGAAGCGGGAATAAAGCCTGCGTATGTATTCGATGGGAAGCCTCCAGAGTTCAAGAAAAAAGAGCTTGAAAAAAGAGCTGAGGCTAGGGAGGAAGCGCAGGAAAAATGGGAGGAAGCCCTAGCAAGGGGAGACTTAGAAGAGGCGAAGAAATATGCACAGCGGGCGAGCAAAGTAAATGAGATGCTTATCGAGGATGCTAAGAAGCTTTTGGAGCTTATGGGCATCCCATGGGTGCAGGCTCCTAGCGAAGGTGAAGCGCAGGCAGCTTATATGGCATCTAAAGGGCACGTTTGGGCCTCGGCGAGCCAGGACTACGACTCGCTCCTCTTCGGAACACCAAGGCTAGTGAGAAACCTCACCATAACTGGAAAGAGAAAGCTTCCTGGGAAGGATATTTACGTAGAAGTTAAACCGGAGCTCATAGTTCTTGAAGAGGTGTTAAAGGAGCTTAAGATAACGAGGGAGAAGTTGGTAGAGCTTGCAATTCTCGTGGGAACGGACTACAATCCTGGAGGCATAAAAGGGATTGGACCAAAAAAGGCCCTTGAAATAGTCAAATACTCCAAAGATCCTCTGGCAAAGTACCAAAAAATGAGCGATGTTGATCTCTATGCAATAAAGGAGTTCTTCCTAAACCCGCCGACAACAGACGAATACAAGCTCGAATGGAAAATGCCCGATGAAGAAGGAATACTGAAGTTTCTCTGTGATGAGCACGATTTCAGTGAAGAAAGAGTTAAAAACGGCTTAGAAAGGCTTAAAAAAGCGGTTAAGGCAGGAAGACAGTTTACGCTGGACAGCTGGTTTAAAAAGTGAAAAGCGGATTTCCAGAAAATATACTCAAAGCGGGAGCTTTAGCCCTAGTTTTTCTACCATTTCTTTGTATCTGTTTCTTACTGTGACTTCTGTTACTCTTGCAACTTCGGCAACTTCCCTCTGAGTCCTCTTCTCACCCTCTAGAAGACCGGCAATGTACAAGGCTGCAGCAACAAGGCCAGCAGGGCTTTTACCACTCGTCAAGCCCATCCCGTAAGCTTTCTCAAGGAGCTCTATTGCCCTTCTCCTCGTCCTCTCGCTCAGGCCAAGCTCATCGGCAAACTTGTTCACATAATCCGTCGGCTTCACGAAGAGCTTCTTGGGAGTCAAGTTCAAATTCCTCGCAATGAACCTGAAGCTCCTGCCAATTTCTTTCTTGTCAACCTTGGCAATATCGGCAATCTCATCAAGAGTCCTTGGAATCTTCAAGAGCCTGCAGGCGGCGTAAACACAAGCCGCAATAACGCTCTCAATCGACTTTCCCCTGATAAGCCCCTTTCTAACAGCCTCTCTGTAAAGCCTCGCCGCTTCCTCCTCAACGTGCTTTGGAAGGTTTAACCTCGCACCAAGCCTGTCAAGCTCACTCAAGGCAAAAGCAAGGTTTCTCTCGGCGGCATCGCTAACTCTCAGCCTGCTCTGCCACTTCCTGAGACGATAAATTTTCTCCCTCATCAAGCCCTTAACATTCCTGTCATAACCAATATCCGTCGAAAGACCCTTATCGTGCAGCAGAATGCTCTCAGGCGCGCCAGTCCTAGAACGCTTCTCCCTCTGAGAAGCATCAAATGCCCTCCACTCGGGACCCATATCAATCATGTTTTCCTGAATTACAAAACCGCAATTTGCACAGATTACTTCTCCCCTTTCGGGGTCATAAACAAACTTATCGGAACCGCAAACTGGGCAAACCCTATGCTTAGTCACAATTACACCCCCACGGTCAGTAAACTTGTCAATCCCCATATATAAATCTTAAGTTTTTCCAAACTTTGATATTGAATTTGTTATCCAGTTTACATGCTCTTTTTTAAAGGTGATCTTCTCAAGCACTCTGACATCGTCTTCAAGGACGTTGACATACACCCAAAGGAAAACTGGATCTTTCTCACTTCCAACAACAAGGTTGCGGTAAAGAATGTCAAGAGTCCCATCACTACTCTTTCTTGCCGATAATGGCTTCCAGATATCCAAACTAACCTCGCCCTTTTCATTTAGTATCCTGATGACGTCTTTAATTTTCACGTTTTTGTCACCATTTAATCCTAAATTCTCTTCTCGTTCTGGCATCTATTTGAGCTAAAATCTTTTTAAGTTTTTCATCCGTGATTCTCTCGGTTATCTGGCCGGCTTGGTATAACTGAACGAGAATTAACTCTACTTGTCTCGCAAGCTCAGGCCTCACAAGCTTAACCCTCGCGAGCCTTTCCCTCGCCTCAGGTGTGAGAATTTGCTTCATTATGGCATTTAGCTGAGCTTCTAATTCCATCTCCTGCCTTACCCTTTCTTCTTCCTCTTTCTGCTGCTCTGCAAGTCTCTTCTGAAGCTCCAAAAGTTTTTTCTTTCTAATCTCCTCTATGTCCTCAGCCATTTTTCTCTCACCCCGCCGAGTGAATTTATGATATGGCAGTTAAAAAGTTATTGCAGAGATTGCAAAAAGTTTAAAGAACTAGTGTATACTATACACTGGAGGTAGAAATGAAAAACAAGATGATAGTAAGCCAGTGCATCATGGCACTTCTATTTTTCACGGTATTGTTGCCCCCAATAAATGCCTCTTCAACGGCATGGTGTGAAAGTTGTTCTCAAGTTGTAATTGCAAATGAAGGTATCTTCGCTTACAACGGCAGTGATTTTATCGACTTAACATGGCACTTAAAAACTGGGATAACTGATCCCTCTGACCTTCGAGAATTTATCTCAAATGTTGAAGTTGTCACCCTTGGAAATCTGGTTCTAGTGTACTCCAACTATCACGACTCTATCTATATGGGAATTTACAATGGTAGTGTTCCAATTAAAATGAGCCCTGTTGTGGAGTGGTACTCTTGGGGCCCAAAAGATATAATAGTTTACAATGGCAGTATCTTCTTTGTCGCTGAGAGCGGTGGTGGTCCTCATTATGCAAGTGATGTTGTGTTTCAGCTGGATCCACAAACACTTAAAGTTGAGAAAAAATGGGATCTCGCTTGGGATGCCAGAGAAGCAATAGCTCCAGATAACGCTGGCAATACGCCCTATGCTTGGGTTAATCTTGGGTTAGATAAAAAAGGAATGCTGTGGGCAAAAGTGGACATGATATTTCCAAACACAACTCTTTACTATCTATACAATGGAACTGATTTCATCATGACTAATAAAACTCCAAAAATCCATCCATATACGGCACCTTATGGAACGTTTAAAATTGAGATCAATCGTGGTTTAATGTATCATCTTCCTACATTTTATTCTCTGTATGTTCCGACTCGCTATATCCTCGTAGAGAACAAAAGAAGGAAAGATGTTACAGACGAGATAAAAAGGCTCGCCAGAAGTGTTGAGCCATTATACCCGATTATGGGTTTCTGGGACGAGAGTAGAGGGGAGTGGATTGTTACTTACCTTCTCTATGGCCTTCCCTTGGCTTATAGGGTCAATAAAACTTGTGCTACACCTCTTGATATCGATTATTTGCCCCTCGCCAGTTATCTGGGAGATTATGTTGTTTTGGGCAATGGAACACTAAGATGGAAAAATTATACGGTGGAAATTCCAACAATAAGACAGTCTGGAGACACTTATTATCCCTGGCAGGAAGGATATGTTTCGTTGGAACTTTATCAAAAGAATGGACACCCTGTAATAGCACTTCCCTGGGAAGTACGACAAAATGAAAGTAGAAGATCAAAAAAGGGATATCTTGCTTACGAGGTCACCGAAAAAGGCTTCTTAATACTCAATACAACTGACGAAAGAAAACTGGGCAAAAACCTAATCCCACCAAGAGTGTTTATGGGCAAATGGAACAATATGACAGGAGTACTTATAGTTAGTATCTCAAATAAAACAGCTTTTCTTATAACAGAGAATGGAAAAATCCCAGTAAACTTCACCGTAGCAAAAAGAACCAGCCACGTTGTGGTTGGAAATGATACCTTTTTATTTATGACGTATCATGAAGCGTATGTTCTACCGCCATGGACGGAGCCAATAGATGTAAACAAAATACTTGAACAATCTCGCAAATTGAACTGGGAATGTCCAAAAGAAAAAGAAGATGAATGGATAAAAAAGGTTACTCCCTTTGCAGGAGTTGTCACAATTGCAGTTTTCATAACGCTATTAATATTTTTGGAGAAAAGGAAATGAGAGTTTACATTCAGTACTTCTTAAGCTCTGGGATTACCTCTTCGAGCTCCTTCTTGAGCTCTGTAGCTGCTTTGTCAAGGAAGCTCCTTCCCTTTGGTGTAACTACCCTTCCCTCTCC comes from Thermococcus litoralis DSM 5473 and encodes:
- a CDS encoding SWIM zinc finger family protein, translated to MEKKTMQKGKNYYKKGKVLWVLKYKEKLFSKVLGTYPYYVEVDLERNSSRCTCPQGKDCKHAAATIIAFEEGFYIESHEPVSEFFPEVALKRYLFHENPELGLEIILKELHYQINNDESGSEVARLLREALKLFTLVPSKERGFRILEIFKEFERLFPDYNLTGELEREVKETLEGCSL
- a CDS encoding DUF7411 family protein — its product is MEVYHLYSGGKDSSLAAYILRKIGYEVKLITINFGILDSWKYAKETAEALGFSHEVIFLDRGILEEAAEMCIRDSHPSNAIQFIHEKALEEVAKLRHVERISDGTRRDDRVPFLDQRKTRSLEDRFNVQYIRPLLGLGYRTIRELTDKLFVVELKESEKLEKSDYEVELRYLLREKGIDPLTIFPKKHLQSRVLGWKKEKGHL
- the rgy gene encoding reverse gyrase; translated protein: MKAIYRGMCPNCEDRIGDLRLYKKHPCEVCLDEEIKAEVYFDLIKGIRDALKLRGTLKHWEELYSLEKKLNEAEELFKKATGFTFWSAQKTWVKRLVRGKSFSIIAPTGMGKSVFGAFMSIYYAKKGKKSYIILPTTPLVIQTIKRVQTFAEKAGVSVNLAYYHGNMKKKEKEEMLQKIQNGDFDILITSAQYLARNFDLLKDKRFDFIFVDDVDAFLKASKNIDRSLILLGFTEEIIQKAWEIIKLKKQMAKYLNGNSKDKNEKLKELNKQINAVEREIRKFKRENKIGVLIVASATGSGRGDRIKLYRELLDFEVGSGRSALRNVVDSYIFPEKPIEEHVKELLKALGSGGLIFVPIDQGIVYAEKLTNYLQDLGFKVELVSARNKKGLERFEKGEVDYLIGVATYYGSIVRGLDLPHLIRYAIFTGVPKFRFSIDLEQPTIYRVLGLMSEVMEFLENEDRRNAEKLYARLRRLIRNIPQFEILKIEEALAEGLPLEGFSNHVLEVFKEAVEFLRSVLKKPEVLKRIEEDPFVSLKKEEGKWYIEIPDVRTYIQATGRTSRLFAGGITRGLSVVIVDNEKVFNGLKRQMRWRFAEFDMKPFNELNLEELLKEIDADREKVRLIMEGKIAEKTKDLVKSALMIVESPNKARTIASFFGQPSKRRIGDLVAYEVSIGELMLTILASGGHMFDLVTNEGYHGVLIKENDGKLYFIPVYDTLKRCRECGHQFVDWEKKGVCPRCGSRDVRDALENVIAMREIAQEVDEILIGTDPDVEGEKIAWDIRNVLSPYTPTIKRIEFHEVTRPAILKALKEARDVNEARVNAQLVRRIEDRWIGFELSQKLWEVFENTYLSAGRVQTPVLGWVIERYREFVESETDFMRLTLENDLEVTLEGVKEEVQEVIVEEVQLEERDLNPLPPYTTDTMLQDASRFLGFSTDYTMRLAQDLFELGLVTYIRTDSTHVSNVGIEVAKEYITEEVGEDYFAPRKWGEEGAHECIRPTRPIDTGRLMQLLRDGIITLARGLTRDHFRLYDMIFKRFMTSQMKAAKILYEKAVIDAKVAKAEIEGYVEILFDGWTRLRNPPLRQLPKLEKGQRIKVKDIKKWRAPKVPLFTQGDIIALMKERKIGRPSTYAKIVKTLLDRHYVIETKGRKKLVPTELGTKVYHYLITKYKELVSEERTRQLEELMDLVEENKIDYQEVLNDMYEEIRKYIA
- the infB gene encoding translation initiation factor IF-2, producing MKKIRQPIIAVLGHVDHGKTTMLDRIRNTRVAEKEAGGITQHIGATEVPIEVVKQLAGPLLSLWKGEIKLPGLLFIDTPGHEAFTSLRARGGSLADLAILVVDINEGFQPQTIESIEILRKYRTPFVVAANKIDRIKGWKIVENEPFLVNIKKQDQRAVQELETKLWELIGKFYELGFQANRFDRVQDFRRELAIIPVSAKYGIGLPELLVLIAGLAQKYLEEKLKIEVEGPARGTILEVREEVGFGTTIDVIIYDGTLRKDDIIVVGGKDKAIVTKIRALLKPKPLDEIRDPRYRFDQVEEVSAAAGIKIAAPNLEEALAGSPVIAARTEEEIERAKREILEQIKSVIISTDKVGVIVKADTIGSLEALSKELQEKNIPIRKADVGNISKTDVMEALSVKEEEPLYGVVIGFNVKVNEDAEEVAKAKKIPIFVGNVIYKIIEDYEAWVKAEEEKKKKELLAQTKFPGVIKIFPDERYIFRRSHPAIVGIEVIEGRIKPGYPLMKQNGERIGVIKSIKSKEDFLQEAKKGDQVAIAIEGAIVGRHIHPGEILYVDISRDDAIRLVKELRDMLDETDIRALKETAKVKAQKDPFWSAL